The bacterium sequence CACGCGCGATGTCATCGACGAAGGTGAAATCCCGCGACATCGTGCCATCACCGTAGACGATGATCGGGAAGCCTTCGCGAATCCGTTGCACGAAACGAAAGACACCCATATCCGGCCGACCGGCGGGGCCGTAGACCGTGAAATAGCGCAACACGGAGACATCGATGCCGTGAAGCGCATGATACGTATGGGCCAGCGCTTCAGCGCCGCCCTTCGACGCAGCGTAGGGAGAGAGCGGTCGACTCGTATCCTGATCCTCGGTATAGGGGCACGGATTCGCTGCCCCGTAGAGGCTGGAGGTCGAAGCGAGCACGAACTTGGAGATCCCATGCTCGCGACAGAGCTCGAGCATGTTGAGCGTGCCCGTGATGTTCGTCTCCACGTACATCCAGGGATATTCGACGCTCGAGCGCACACCGGCCCTTGCTGCCAGGTTGAAGACCGCGTCGAAGCGGTGATCGCGCAGCGCTGGCATGCGAAGGGTCGTCGGATCGGCAACGCTGGCCTCGACGAAGCTGAAGGCGGGTTGCGCCTGGAGGGCGCCCAGCCGGTGTTGCTTCATGCGGATATCGTAGGCGTCGTTCATGTTGTCGAGGCCGACCACATGGTGGCCCTCGGCAAGCAGCAGCCCCGCCGTGCGTGCGCCGATCATGCCTGCGGCGCCGGTCACGAGGTAGTTGGACACGCCTAACGTCCCCCGAACTCGGGATCGCGCTTGGCCAGGAACGCATCCATCCCCTCGGCGCGGTCTTCGGTCGCGAAAATGCCGCCGAAGGCTTCCTGCTCCAGCGCATGGGCCACGCGTGCGTCGGAGTCGGCGCCTTCCACGAGGAGCCGCTTGGCCACCGCCACGGCGACCGGGCCTTTCGCCGCCACCGTCTCACCCGCGTGTTGGGCCGCCGCGTGAAGCGCATCCACGTCCTCGAAGCTTCGGTTGACGAGACCGATCCGCAGCGCAACATCCGTACCGATCGCCTCGCCGCCCAGCACCAACTCGCGAACCCAGCCCGGCGGCACCTTTCGCGCCAGGCGCGAGGTCCCGCCGAAGCCGGGAATCAATCCCAGGCTGACCTCCGGCTGGCCGAGCTTGGCCCGCTCGGTGGCGTAGATCCAATCGCAGGCACAAGCCAGCTCGCAGCCACCGCCCAGGGCGAAGCCGTTCACGGCTGCAATGGTCGGGATCTCGAGGGCTTCCAGCACCCCGAACGCGGCGTGGCCGAGCTGGGAGAAGCTGCGCCCCTCGGCCGGGGTCATCTTGCGCATCTCGGCGATATCCGCACCGGCCGCGAAGGCCCGGCCAGCGCCTGTGACCACGAGCGCGCGAGCAGCGGGATCCTCGGCCACCTCGCCGAGGCGGGTGCCGAGGGCGTTCAACAGATCACCGTTCAGGGCATTCAGTGCATCCGGACGATTCAGGGTGAGCCAGGCAACGGGCCCGTGGCGCTCGGACAGGACGAGATCGGACAAGGGCGTCTCTCCGGCAGGAAGTCCGAGATCATCGCCGCCCGGAGCGATCCCGCAACCTTCGGAAGGCGTGCTAGGATTCGCTTCCCGCGGGGACCCCGTCCCTGCATGAGAACCTGGAGGGCCCATGCAACGTTCCAAACTCGCGCTTGTCGCCGGGGTGCTCGGCGCCCTGGCCCTGTTCGACGCCGTGATGGGCCCGATCTTGATCCACCTCGGTCTGGTCTCGCCGATGTTCGGCTTCCAGTGGTTGTTCCTGCTCGGGGTTCTCGAGGGCCTGATCGCCCTGGTGCTGGGGCTGATCGCGCTCCGCATGACCGGCGCTGGCAGTGGCACGTCCGGACGCAACCTGGCATGGCTGGGAGTCGGCAGCGGCACCGTGATGCTCCTGGTCTTGTTGGCCACCGCTGGACCGAGCAGAAACGTGCCACCGATCAACGACATCTCCACCGATCTCGACGACCCGCCTGCCTTCTCAGTGGATCCCGCCGACCGCGCCCGCGACATGGCCTACCCGGAAGATTTCAAACCCCAGGTGCGGACCGCCTACCCGGACCTTGCTGCCCAGCCCACCGCTGCCGAGCCGGCACGTGCACTCGAACTGGCCGAGGCCACGGCCAAGAAACTCGGCTGGGAAGTGGTTGCCGTGGAAGCCGCGGCAGGCACCGTCCTGGCGCGGGATACCACCGGGATCTTCCAATTCGTCGACGACATCGTGGTGCGCGTGCGCCCGGCCGAAGGCGGCGGATCTCT is a genomic window containing:
- a CDS encoding DUF1499 domain-containing protein, which translates into the protein MQRSKLALVAGVLGALALFDAVMGPILIHLGLVSPMFGFQWLFLLGVLEGLIALVLGLIALRMTGAGSGTSGRNLAWLGVGSGTVMLLVLLATAGPSRNVPPINDISTDLDDPPAFSVDPADRARDMAYPEDFKPQVRTAYPDLAAQPTAAEPARALELAEATAKKLGWEVVAVEAAAGTVLARDTTGIFQFVDDIVVRVRPAEGGGSLVDVRSKSRDGRSDLGANAARIRRFQAAYPR
- a CDS encoding NAD-dependent epimerase/dehydratase family protein, with product MSNYLVTGAAGMIGARTAGLLLAEGHHVVGLDNMNDAYDIRMKQHRLGALQAQPAFSFVEASVADPTTLRMPALRDHRFDAVFNLAARAGVRSSVEYPWMYVETNITGTLNMLELCREHGISKFVLASTSSLYGAANPCPYTEDQDTSRPLSPYAASKGGAEALAHTYHALHGIDVSVLRYFTVYGPAGRPDMGVFRFVQRIREGFPIIVYGDGTMSRDFTFVDDIARGTIAAARPLGFEVINLGGDQPFQVNELIRTVEQALGRKAIIEHEPAHPADVPATWASIDKAAALLDWAPQISLEDGIARCVAWYEAERSWAHRIEAY